From a single Vitis vinifera cultivar Pinot Noir 40024 chromosome 18, ASM3070453v1 genomic region:
- the LOC100246555 gene encoding uncharacterized protein LOC100246555, whose amino-acid sequence MPRIMASFHSKTAPVFQKYYTEPSCRYTRINNGRIGIKGCGRSWRINIEKGRLFKGERGFVVQCCSSSSTPSAEDQRVLRLVGKVALSEKTEYGKGQFGCLVNEYGWKVRRLVEEDGEMRKVAQVQAQAFHVPVALFNDLFFEFFQAEVPSGLVYKLRNSPPDR is encoded by the exons ATGCCCCGAATCATGGCTAGTTTTCACAGCAAAACTGCCCCAGTATTTCAAAAATACTACACAGAACCTTCATGTAGGTACACAAGAATCAACAATGGTAGAATTGGAATCAAAGGTTGTGGCAGAAGTTGGAGAATCAACATAGAGAAAGGGAGGCTTTTCAAGGGAGAAAGAGGGTTTGTGGTGCAATGCTGTAGCTCTTCTTCAACCCCATCAGCTGAGGATCAAAGGGTACTGAGGCTGGTTGGGAAGGTTGCCTTGAGCGAAAAAACGGAGTATGGTAAGGGCCAGTTTGGCTGTTTGGTGAATGAGTATGGCTGGAAGGTGAGAAGGTTGGTTGAGGAGGATGGTGAGATGAGAAAGGTAGCTCAGGTTCAAGCTCAAGCTTTTCATGTGCCTGTGGCCCTCTTCAATGATCTATTCTTTGAGTTCTTTCAG GCTGAAGTGCCTTCTGGGCTTGTATACAAACTTAGGAACTCTCCTCCAGACAGGTAA